Proteins found in one Patagioenas fasciata isolate bPatFas1 chromosome 13, bPatFas1.hap1, whole genome shotgun sequence genomic segment:
- the COX4I1 gene encoding cytochrome c oxidase subunit 4 isoform 1, mitochondrial → MLASRVFNLIGKRTISTSICLRAHGHAGVVKAEDFSLPAYVDRRDIPLPEVAFVRDLSAQQKALKEKEKASWTALSVDEKVELYRIKFNETYAEMNKGSNEWKTVLGGVLFFLGVTGLILIWQKHYMYGPIPHTFSDEWVASQTKRMLDMRMNPVEGISSQWDFEKNEWKK, encoded by the exons ATGTTGGCTTCGAGGGTCTTCAACCTCATTGGGAAGAGAACCATTTCCACCTCCATCTGCTTGAGAGCGCATGGACATG CTGGTGTTGTCAAAGCCGAAGATTTCAGCCTCCCAGCCTATGTGGACCGGAGGGACATCCCCTTGCCTGAAGTCGCCTTTGTCAGGGATCTCTCTGCTCAGCAGAAGGctctgaaggagaaggaaaaagcctCTTGGACCGCTCTGTCTGTCGATGAGAAGGTTGAAC tgtatcgTATCAAATTTAATGAGACCTATGCAGAAATGAACAAAGGTTCAAACGAGTGGAAGACGGTCCTGGGCGGAGTTCTGTTCTTCCTGGGCGTAACTGGGCTCATCCTCATTTGGCAGAAACATTACA TGTATGGCCCCATCCCACACACCTTTTCGGACGAGTGGGTGGCGTCGCAGACCAAGAGGATGCTGGACATGCGGATGAACCCTGTGGAGGGCATCTCTTCCCAGTGGGATTTTGAGAAGAATGAGTGGAAGAAATGA
- the LOC136107385 gene encoding dual specificity protein phosphatase 22-A-like isoform X1: MIPGALRNPRADMTYLCISASDSSSQNLLQHFKECIKFIHECRLGGGGCLVHCLAGVSRSTTILVAYLMTVTELGWEGCLAATKAVRSYVSPNFGFQQQLQEYEATLLQEYRAWIRRDYGRNPFRDQEELQGLLAGQEQRRLEQQLGSRDQSWLRSPTPTSPLPNRTGGTGRSRWMNR; this comes from the exons ATGATCCCCGGAGCGCTGCGGAACCCTCGGGCT GACATGACTTATCTTTGCATCTCAGCCTCGGATTCATCCAGTCAAAATCT GCTGCAGCATTTCAAGGAGTGCATCAAATTCATCCATGAGTGCCGGCTCGGCGGGGGAGGCTGCCTCGTCCATTG CCTGGCCGGGGTCTCCCGCAGCACCACCATCCTGGTGGCTTATCTGATGACAGTGACAGAGCTTGGCTGGGAGGGCTGCCTGGCTGCCACCAAGGCTGTCCGGTCCTATGTCAGCCCCAACTTTggcttccagcagcagctgcaggagtaCGAGGCCACCTTGCTGCAGGAG TACCGTGCCTGGATCCGTCGTGACTATGGCAGGAACCCGTTTCGGGAccaagaggagctgcagggcttgctggctgggcaggagcagaggcggctggagcagcagctggggagcagggatCAGTCCTGGCTCCGCTCCCCGACTCCCACCTCCCCGCTCCCCAACCGCACAGGTGGCACCGGCAGAAGCAGATGGATGAACAGATAA
- the LOC136107385 gene encoding dual specificity protein phosphatase 22-A-like isoform X2: MTYLCISASDSSSQNLLQHFKECIKFIHECRLGGGGCLVHCLAGVSRSTTILVAYLMTVTELGWEGCLAATKAVRSYVSPNFGFQQQLQEYEATLLQEYRAWIRRDYGRNPFRDQEELQGLLAGQEQRRLEQQLGSRDQSWLRSPTPTSPLPNRTGGTGRSRWMNR; this comes from the exons ATGACTTATCTTTGCATCTCAGCCTCGGATTCATCCAGTCAAAATCT GCTGCAGCATTTCAAGGAGTGCATCAAATTCATCCATGAGTGCCGGCTCGGCGGGGGAGGCTGCCTCGTCCATTG CCTGGCCGGGGTCTCCCGCAGCACCACCATCCTGGTGGCTTATCTGATGACAGTGACAGAGCTTGGCTGGGAGGGCTGCCTGGCTGCCACCAAGGCTGTCCGGTCCTATGTCAGCCCCAACTTTggcttccagcagcagctgcaggagtaCGAGGCCACCTTGCTGCAGGAG TACCGTGCCTGGATCCGTCGTGACTATGGCAGGAACCCGTTTCGGGAccaagaggagctgcagggcttgctggctgggcaggagcagaggcggctggagcagcagctggggagcagggatCAGTCCTGGCTCCGCTCCCCGACTCCCACCTCCCCGCTCCCCAACCGCACAGGTGGCACCGGCAGAAGCAGATGGATGAACAGATAA
- the IRF8 gene encoding interferon regulatory factor 8 — protein MCDRNGGRRLRQWLIEQIDSDLYPGLIWENEEKTMFRIPWKHAGKQDYNQEVDASIFKAWAVFKGKFKEGDKAEPATWKTRLRCALNKSPDFEEVTDRSQLDISEPYKVYRIVPEEEQKCKAGIANGSNLTDVVEMDCSSSAIDDLMKEPPCVDEYLGIIKRSPSPPQETCRNPLIPDWWVQQPSPALPLMNGYSSYEQHHSGYSQMVISFYYSGRLVGHITTSCTEGCRISVGQPSSHGEKLYAPEALEHVRFPSVDAIQNDRQKQITRKLFGHLERGVLLHSNKQGIFIKRLCQGRVFWSGNTMVYKDRPNKLDRDEVVKIFDTNLFFRDLQFYNNQGHFPDSRVVLCFGEEFPDAVPLRCKLILVQVEQLCVRQVVEEARKTCSSSPMLPIVDETQHDQVYRIFQDICGTHQRPLFRENQQIAV, from the exons ATGTGTGACCGTAACGGCGGACGGCGGCTCCGGCAGTGGCTGATCGAGCAGATCGACAGCGACTTGTACCCTGGGCTCATCTGGGAGAATGAGGAGAAAACCATGTTCCGCATCCCCTGGAAACATGCTGGGAAGCAGGACTACAACCAGGAGGTGGATGCTTCTATTTTCAAG GCCTGGGCTGTTTTCAAAGGCAAATTCAAAGAAGGTGATAAAGCAGAACCGGCTACATGGAAGACACGCCTGCGCTGTGCCCTGAACAAGAGCCCTGACTTCGAGGAGGTGACAGACAGGTCCCAGCTGGACATCTCTGAGCCCTACAAGGTCTACAGGATCGTGCCAGAGGAGGAACAGAAAT GCAAAGCAGGCATTGCCAACGGGAGCAACCTCACCGATGTGGTGGAGATGGACTGCAGCTCCTCGGCCATTGATGACCTCATGAAAGAG CCCCCCTGCGTAGATGAGTACTTGGGGATCATCAAGAGAAGCCCCTCACCCCCCCAGGAGACCTGCAGAAACCCCCTGATACCCGACTGGTGGGTGCAGCAGCCCAGCCCTG CGTTGCCACTGATGAACGGATACTCCAGCTATGAGCAGCATCACTCAG GTTACTCTCAGATGGTGATCAGCTTCTACTACAGTGGGAGGCTGGTGGGACACATCACCACCTCATGCACCGAGGGCTGCCGCATCTCAGTTGGCCAACCTTCCAGCCATGGTGAGAAGCTCTACGCCCCAGAAGCCCTGGAGCACGTGCGGTTCCCCTCGGTTGATGCCATCCAGAACGACCGTCAGAAGCAGATCACCAGGAAGCTCTTTGGGCACTTGGAGAGGGGTGTCCTGCTGCACAGCAACAAGCAGGGCATCTTCATCAAGaggctgtgccaggggagggtcttCTGGAGTGGGAACACCATGGTCTACAAGGACAGGCCCAACAAGCTGGATCGGGATGAGGTGGTGAAGATATTTGACACCAACTTGTTCTTTAGAG ACCTGCAGTTTTACAACAACCAGGGCCACTTCCCAGACAGCAGAGTTGTGTTGTGCTTTGGAGAGGAGTTCCCAGACGCTGTGCCGCTGCGGTGCAAGCTCATCCTTGTCCAG GTGGAGCAGCTGTGTGTCAGGCAGGTGGTGGAGGAGGCTCGAAAGAcatgcagcagcagccccatgctCCCCATCGTTGATGAGACCCAGCATGACCAGGTGTACAGGATCTTCCAGGACATCTGTGGGACGCACCAGCGGCCGCTCTTCAGGGAAAACCAACAGATTGCTGTTTGA